In Oryza sativa Japonica Group chromosome 11, ASM3414082v1, the following are encoded in one genomic region:
- the LOC112936908 gene encoding putative disease resistance protein RGA3, with the protein MDAAPRGGCSKLYTLIFPKGHNIVKNALIHQWVSLGFIEESNIFSTRQLSERYIKQLLGLSFLQLSKSPLTAGLYHEDVTLFTMHDLVHDIARLVMVDEILLDNKQDNSGGISYHYALLSNCFKPLESSTGYLAKIRALCFTNCREFRLSDGAFSSGKSLRVLDLSDCSIQKLPDYIGQLKQLRYLNAPGIQYQTILNCISKLIKLMYLSLRGSYEIVALPESNCSGIRELPESFGKLNKLVHLDFSNCSCTRSLSQCLGFLTELHQFEPI; encoded by the exons ATGGACGCCGCCCCTCGAGGTGGATG ttcTAAACTATATACTTTAATTTTTCCGAAAGGTCATAACATAGTAAAAAATGCTCTGATCCACCAATGGGTTTCTTTGGGTTTCATTGAGGAATCAAACATATTCTCGACTAGGCAGCTCAGTGAGAGATACATCAAGCAGCTCTTGGGACTGTCCTTCCTTCAACTCTCAAAATCACCTCTG ACTGCTGGACTGTATCATGAAGATGTCACTCTATTCACCATGCATGACTTAGTGCATGATATAGCAAGATTGGTAATGGTCGATGAAATTTTACTAGATAACAAACAAGACAACTCTGGTGGAATCAGTTACCATTATGCACTGCTCAGTAATTGCTTCAAGCCATTGGAGTCATCCACAGGTTACCTAGCAAAGATACGGGCTTTGTGCTTTACGAACTGTAGGGAATTCCGTCTTAGTGATGGTGCATTTTCTTCTGGCAAGTCTTTGCGTGTCTTGGATTTGAGTGATTGCTCTATACAAAAGTTACCAGATTATATTGGTCAATTGAAGCAGCTGAGGTATCTTAATGCCCCTGGGATCCAATATCAAACGATCCTTAATTGCATCAGCAAGCTCATAAAATTAATGTACCTCAGCCTTCGTGGGTCTTATGAAATCGTGGCACTGCCAGAGTCAAATTGTTCAGGAATACGAGAACTGCCCGAGTCGTTTGGCAAGCTTAATAAACTGGTGCATCTCGATTTCTCAAATTGCTCTTGTACCCGAAGTTTATCACAGTGCCTGGGGTTTCTAACGGAACTGCATCAATTTGAACCTATCTAG
- the LOC136353979 gene encoding uncharacterized protein, with the protein MVHDDGSVEDKIDLEKMLCHAEPEVLMGSARGLNNFEALQKAAKEVLYDESKGCDSEFTTLRSVLELMRLKARHGWFDTSFDSLLELLQKMLPRPNSLPSSTYQEKKLICPLSLGVEKIHACVNHCILYRKEYASLDECPTCGASRYKSNSNTGLEPSEATEGRQRKIPQLVMWYLPVKDRIKRIYSNPRDAELMRWHEEGCKKDGMIRHPADARQWINFDAQYREFAKDPQNIRFALSTDGVNPFGDMSSSHSTWPVLLTMYNLSTWLCQKRKYVLLCILIQGPRQPGIDIDVFLEPLLEDMADLWKEGLKVWDEYLREYFTVKAIIFVTINDYPVMFSVSGQIKGKTGCVICLNGTYYRYLPGSNKLVYMQHRRFLRTNHKYRKMKAEFDGTEETNPAPKPTSGEKVCAMTEKIVCKFGKMTKKPSKGTKRKKPEKNTKGGDSKKQDDSSKPDDKLPPPFKKHSIFFKYLPYWKDLEDRHAIDVMHLEKNVFDNIVGTLLDMPKKTKDGLQSRMDLVEIGIREELHPQEGEKNGKVYLPPAYFTLTPEEKKSFCNSLRDVRVPIGFSSNISRLVSMKDLSVSGYNSHDCHVLLTVFIAIAIRAIKPEHLKVAITRLCYFFNAVSQKVISLEELGNLRTFAHETQCQLEMCFPPSFFDMMEHLIVHIVPQMIALGPLYLHQMWSYERYMAILKGYVRNRAHPEGSMIKDYSTEEVVECCIDYLKDGYAIGVPVPRHEAAWREPAARTWERREPAARGSRAEGAVGGVAVVVEEGGRQQRGGMWWRRGRGR; encoded by the coding sequence ATGGTGCATGACGATGGTTCTGTTGAGGACAAAATCGACCTAGAGAAAATGTTATGTCATGCAGAACCCGAGGTGCTGATGGGGTCGGCTAGAGGGCTAAATAACTTTGAAGCTTTACAGAAGGCAGCAAAGGAAGTTTTGTACGATGAGTCGAAGGGCTGTGACAGTGAGTTCACAACACTCCGGTCAGTTCTTGAACTTATGAGGTTAAAGGCGAGACATGGATGGTTTGATACCAGTTTCGACAGTCTGTTAGAActtctacagaaaatgttaccgAGGCCTAACTCACTACCATCCAGCACATATCAAGAAAAGAAACTCATATGCCCCCTTTCACTTGGTGTGGAAAAGATTCATGCGTGCGTAAATCACTGCATACTGTACAGGAAAGAGTACGCTTCTTTGGATGAATGTCCAACATGCGGTGCAAGCCGGTACAAGTCGAATAGCAATACTGGCCTAGAACCCTCTGAAGCAACTGAGGGACGACAGAGAAAAATCCCGCAgcttgtgatgtggtaccttcctgtcaaagaccgcattaaacggatatactcaaacccgcgagatgcggaactaatgcgctggcatgaagaagggtgcaagaaggatgggatgattcgacACCCGGCAGATGCTCGTCAGTGGATAAACTTTGATGCTCAGTATAGAGAGTTTGCTAAAGACCCACAGAACATTAGATTTGCCCTGAGTACTGATGGagttaatccttttggagacatgagcagTTCACATAGTACTTGGCCAGTGCTTCTCACCATGTATAATCTTTCTACCTGGCTTTGTCAAAAGCGAAAATACGTACTACTCTGTATCCTCATACAGGGACCCCGTCAGCCTGGTATTGATATAGACGTATTTCTTGAACCATTGTTGGAAGATATGGCTGATTTATGGAAAGAGGGATTGAAAGTGTGGGACGAGTACTTAAGGGAATACTTCACAGTGAAGGCTATCATCTTCGTGACCATTAACGATTATCCAGTAATGTTTTCAGTTTCAGGTCAAATTAAAGGTAAAACAGGATGTGTGATCTGCTTGAATGGAACGTACTATAGGTATCTCCCGGGTTCCAACAAGCTTGTGTACATGCAGCACCGGCGGTTCCTACGCACAAATCACAAGTACCGCAAGATGAAGGCGGAGTTCGATGGTACTGAAGAGACTAATCCTGCACCGAAACCTACATCGGGAGAAAAGGTGTGTGCAATGACAGAGAAAATTGTTTGCAAGTTTGGAAAAATGACTAAGAAACCATCAAAGGGGACAAAGCGCAAGAAACCCGAGAAGAATACGAAGGGAGGGGATAGTAAGAAGCAAGATGACAGTTCGAAGCCAGATGATAAACTCCCTCCCCCATTCAAGAAacattccatattttttaagtacctccCGTACTGGAAAGATCTAGAGGATCGGCATGCCATAGACGTTATGCAtctagagaagaatgtgtttgacaacatagttggaacattgttggacatgccgAAGAAGACTAAAGATGGTCTGCAATCAAGGATGGACCTAGTCGAGATAGGAATCAGGGAAGAGTTACACCCTCAAGAAGGAGAAAAGAATGGAAAAGTATATCTTCCACCAGCCTATTTCACACTGACACCTGAGGAGAAGaaatcattttgcaactcaCTCCGTGATGTCAGAGTGCCCATAGGTTTCTCATCAAACATCAGTCGACTAGTTTCAATGAAAGATTTGTCGGTATCTGGTTATAATTCACACGACTGCCATGTCTTGCTCACCGTGTTTATTGCAATTGCAATAAGAGCCATAAAACCGGAGCATTTAAAGGTTGCTATCACaaggttgtgctactttttcaacgcagtgtcacagaaggtcattagtctcgaagagttaggaaatctccgtacattcgcacatgagacccagtgccaacttgagatgtgcttccctccgtcattttttgatatgatggagcacCTCATTGTTCACATTGTGCCGCAGATGATTGCGCTTGGCCCATTGTacctccatcaaatgtggtcatACGAGCGTTACATGGCGATTCTGAAGGGTTACGTCCGAAATCGTGCACATCCAGAGGGATCAATGATTAAGGATTATAGTACTGAAGAGGTTGTCGAGTGTTGTATCGATTACCTCAAAGATGGATATGCAATTGGAGTACCTGTGCCCCGACACGAGGCGGCGTGGAGGGAGCCAGCGGCGCggacgtgggagaggagggagccggcggcgcgcggatctAGAGCGGAGGGAGCtgtcggcggcgtcgcggtcgtcgtcgaggagggTGGCCGCCAGCAGCGAGGAGGGATGTGGTGGCGGCGCGGACGTGGGAGATGA